A genomic region of Noviherbaspirillum sp. L7-7A contains the following coding sequences:
- a CDS encoding AtzE family amidohydrolase, with the protein MRRALDIAAQIRAGKASALEVLADTEALIGKRDPVLNSFTSLCLERARIEAAAVDALRAAGRPLPPLAGVPYAVKNLFDIAGEVTVAGGRVNRSNPPAAADAELVRRMRAAGAVLVGALNMDEHAYGFTTENSHYGVTRNPHDASRIAGGSSGGSAAAVAGGLVPLALGSDTNGSIRVPSSLCGIFGLKPTFGRLPRTGSFPFVHSLDHLGPFAADVDDLAAAYDALQGPDASDPACAPRAAEPVGHGATAIRGDRVGVLGGWFERQAGEAAREAVQRVAAALGAARSVEWQGAEAARSAAFLITGSEGGALHRARLMRHYEEYEPLSRDRLIAGSLMPSAWLAQAQRVRRRAHEEVMALFADQGLDLLIAPATPVQATVAGASTLHIGGRALPLRASMGLLTQPISCIGLPVCTVPVWPAGGEPGLPIGVQLIAPPWREDLCLAAARLLAGQGVAMAREPGVFA; encoded by the coding sequence ATGAGGCGCGCGCTCGACATCGCCGCGCAGATCCGGGCGGGCAAGGCCAGCGCGCTGGAAGTGCTGGCCGACACCGAGGCCCTGATCGGCAAGCGCGACCCGGTGCTCAACAGCTTCACCAGCCTGTGCCTGGAGCGGGCGCGCATCGAGGCGGCCGCGGTCGATGCGCTGCGCGCGGCCGGCCGGCCGCTGCCGCCGCTGGCCGGCGTGCCGTATGCGGTCAAGAACCTGTTCGACATCGCCGGCGAAGTGACTGTCGCCGGGGGCCGGGTCAACCGGAGCAATCCGCCGGCTGCCGCCGATGCCGAACTCGTGCGCCGCATGCGCGCCGCCGGCGCGGTGCTGGTGGGTGCGCTCAACATGGACGAGCATGCCTACGGCTTCACCACCGAGAACAGCCACTATGGCGTGACGCGCAACCCGCATGACGCCAGCCGCATTGCCGGCGGCTCTTCCGGCGGCTCGGCGGCGGCGGTGGCCGGCGGCCTGGTCCCGCTGGCGCTGGGCTCGGACACCAACGGCTCGATCCGGGTGCCGTCCTCGCTGTGCGGCATCTTTGGCCTGAAGCCCACCTTCGGCCGCCTGCCGCGCACCGGCAGCTTTCCCTTCGTGCACAGCCTGGATCATCTCGGCCCGTTCGCGGCCGATGTCGATGACCTGGCGGCGGCCTACGATGCGCTGCAGGGGCCGGACGCGAGCGACCCGGCCTGCGCGCCGCGCGCCGCCGAGCCGGTCGGGCATGGCGCAACGGCGATCCGTGGCGATCGGGTGGGGGTGCTGGGCGGCTGGTTCGAGCGCCAGGCCGGTGAGGCGGCGCGGGAAGCGGTGCAGCGGGTTGCCGCTGCGCTGGGCGCGGCGCGCAGCGTGGAATGGCAGGGCGCGGAAGCGGCGCGGTCGGCCGCATTCCTGATCACCGGTTCCGAAGGCGGCGCCCTGCATCGCGCCCGCCTGATGCGCCATTACGAAGAGTACGAGCCGCTGTCGCGCGACCGCCTGATTGCCGGCTCGCTGATGCCGTCAGCCTGGCTGGCGCAGGCGCAGCGGGTGCGTCGCCGCGCCCATGAGGAAGTGATGGCGCTGTTTGCCGACCAGGGCCTCGACCTGCTGATCGCGCCGGCCACGCCGGTGCAGGCCACCGTGGCCGGCGCCTCCACCCTCCACATCGGCGGCCGCGCCTTGCCGCTGCGCGCCAGCATGGGCCTCTTGACCCAGCCGATCTCCTGCATCGGCCTGCCGGTCTGCACCGTGCCGGTCTGGCCGGCCGGCGGCGAGCCCGGCCTGCCGATCGGCGTGCAGCTGATCGCGCCGCCATGGCGGGAAGACCTGTGCCTGGCGGCTGCGCGGTTGCTGGCGGGGCAGGGCGTGGCCATGGCGCGGGAACCGGGAGTGTTTGCCTGA
- a CDS encoding ABC transporter ATP-binding protein produces MRPATMLAELEPPAPRFAPGPAGTHITISGLTKYFAGWPLYENFDLDIPKGRIVSVFGPNGCGKSTLINMIAGLIPVDAGQILFDGKSLADTKVGYVFQNYREAMLPWQRTIDNIAYPLKLEGKSPAEINRRMEELVASFDVKFDLRRYPYELSGGQQQTASIMRALAPRPEVLFLDEPFSALDFEMTLFIREKLQEVFMQTGTTMVLVSHDLEEAVYLADQVLLLTKRPTRVAEILQYDDPRPRTVETLSGAGFIATKKKSLEIFQREVRR; encoded by the coding sequence ATGAGACCTGCCACCATGCTGGCCGAACTGGAACCGCCCGCGCCGCGCTTTGCGCCCGGCCCGGCCGGCACCCATATCACCATAAGCGGCCTGACCAAGTACTTCGCCGGCTGGCCGCTGTACGAGAACTTCGACCTCGACATACCGAAGGGCCGCATCGTCTCGGTGTTCGGTCCCAACGGCTGCGGCAAGAGCACGCTGATCAACATGATCGCGGGCCTGATCCCGGTCGACGCCGGCCAGATCCTGTTCGACGGCAAGTCGCTGGCCGATACCAAGGTCGGCTATGTGTTCCAGAATTACCGCGAGGCGATGCTGCCTTGGCAGCGCACCATCGACAACATCGCCTATCCGCTGAAGCTGGAAGGGAAATCACCGGCCGAGATCAACCGCCGCATGGAGGAACTGGTCGCGTCCTTCGACGTGAAGTTCGACCTGCGCCGCTATCCCTACGAGCTGTCCGGCGGCCAGCAGCAGACCGCGTCCATCATGCGGGCGCTGGCGCCGCGGCCGGAAGTGCTGTTCCTCGACGAGCCGTTCTCGGCGCTGGACTTCGAGATGACGCTGTTCATCCGCGAGAAGCTGCAGGAAGTCTTCATGCAGACCGGCACCACCATGGTGCTGGTGTCGCACGACCTGGAAGAGGCGGTGTACCTGGCCGACCAGGTGCTGCTGCTGACCAAGCGGCCGACCCGCGTTGCGGAGATCCTGCAGTACGACGACCCGCGGCCGCGCACGGTGGAGACGCTCTCGGGCGCGGGCTTCATCGCGACCAAGAAGAAGAGCCTGGAGATTTTCCAGCGCGAAGTGCGGCGCTGA
- a CDS encoding DUF4089 domain-containing protein: MEEDIRAYVAQALRLQGYELSQAQEAGVAAAFEGIAAIAAVLMQDELPFALEPAPVFLP, encoded by the coding sequence ATGGAAGAGGACATCCGCGCCTATGTGGCGCAGGCCCTGCGGCTGCAGGGCTATGAGCTGAGCCAGGCCCAGGAAGCCGGCGTTGCGGCGGCATTCGAGGGCATTGCCGCAATCGCCGCGGTGCTGATGCAGGACGAGCTGCCATTCGCGCTGGAGCCGGCGCCGGTGTTCCTGCCATGA
- a CDS encoding GntR family transcriptional regulator — MAANAWRHAPANAANDSPATLGDAAYLRLKDELFAFRLLPGERFSETAMAARLGMSRTPLRQALARLQREGYLDMDAKSGWSVRLLDFEQFDHLYDLRLVLETAVVRRLCEDGALHGALYTLSDFWLVAPEARLDDGQRVAEMDEAFHMALVAAAANPEMARVHHDVTERIRILRRLDFSSAGRVACTYDEHGAILRAILARQADQAAVLLREHVEASKTKVRNITLHRLYTARDQRR, encoded by the coding sequence ATGGCGGCCAACGCATGGCGCCATGCGCCGGCCAACGCCGCCAACGACAGCCCGGCCACGCTGGGCGATGCGGCCTACCTGCGGCTGAAGGACGAACTGTTTGCCTTCCGCCTGCTGCCGGGCGAACGCTTTTCCGAAACCGCGATGGCGGCCAGGCTCGGCATGTCGCGCACGCCGCTGCGGCAGGCGCTGGCGCGGCTGCAGCGGGAAGGCTATCTGGACATGGATGCCAAAAGCGGCTGGTCGGTCAGGTTGCTGGACTTCGAGCAGTTCGATCACCTGTACGACCTGCGGCTGGTGCTGGAAACAGCCGTGGTGCGCCGGCTGTGCGAAGACGGCGCACTGCATGGCGCGCTCTACACCCTGAGTGACTTCTGGCTGGTGGCGCCGGAGGCGCGCCTGGACGATGGACAGCGCGTGGCCGAGATGGACGAGGCCTTCCACATGGCGCTGGTGGCCGCGGCCGCCAATCCGGAAATGGCGCGGGTGCATCACGACGTCACCGAGCGCATCCGCATCCTGCGCCGTCTCGACTTTTCCAGCGCCGGGCGGGTGGCCTGCACCTATGACGAGCACGGCGCCATCCTGCGGGCCATCCTGGCGCGGCAGGCGGACCAGGCCGCCGTGCTGCTGCGCGAGCATGTCGAGGCCAGCAAGACCAAGGTGCGCAATATCACGCTGCACCGGCTCTATACCGCGCGCGACCAGCGCCGCTGA
- a CDS encoding toll/interleukin-1 receptor domain-containing protein: protein MPDVFLSYAEQDRDTARRVASLLQAQGWSVHPEQAPANDAEARCMVVLWSRHSVNNDQVAAEAEQGRARHALVPVLLEQVTPPPGLRSIQAADLSGWDGTAAAPGARQLVADLAGLLGQPLPSGRVILPPVKVAPRLHPAWLILVALGLLLAAGLGAITLWRNAPAPKPAAAAATLLYAASSAASGAVQPTMPPWARIIASVAS, encoded by the coding sequence ATGCCCGACGTTTTTCTGAGTTATGCCGAACAGGACCGCGATACCGCGCGCCGTGTCGCCAGCCTGCTGCAGGCACAGGGCTGGAGCGTTCACCCGGAGCAGGCGCCGGCCAATGATGCCGAAGCGCGCTGCATGGTAGTACTGTGGTCGCGTCACTCCGTCAACAATGACCAGGTGGCCGCCGAGGCCGAGCAGGGGCGCGCCCGCCATGCCCTGGTGCCGGTGCTGCTGGAACAGGTCACGCCGCCGCCCGGCCTGCGCAGCATCCAGGCGGCCGACCTGTCGGGCTGGGACGGCACGGCCGCTGCGCCCGGCGCGCGCCAGCTGGTGGCCGACCTGGCCGGGCTGCTGGGCCAGCCGCTGCCATCGGGGCGGGTGATCCTGCCGCCGGTGAAGGTGGCGCCGCGCCTGCATCCGGCCTGGCTGATCCTGGTGGCGCTCGGCCTGCTGCTGGCCGCCGGCCTCGGCGCCATCACCCTGTGGCGCAACGCGCCGGCGCCAAAGCCGGCCGCAGCCGCGGCCACCCTGCTTTACGCAGCCAGCAGCGCCGCCAGCGGCGCGGTCCAGCCGACGATGCCGCCCTGGGCGCGGATCATCGCCAGCGTCGCCTCGTGA
- the thiD gene encoding bifunctional hydroxymethylpyrimidine kinase/phosphomethylpyrimidine kinase yields MSMPAFPAPSQRYVRVLTIAGSDSGGGAGIQADLKTFAALGCYGMSAITAITAQNTLGVTAIQALPASLLTQQIDAVTTDIGVDAVKIGMLHDPDVVLAVAAAISRYGWTKVVLDPVMVATSGDALIARETVAVLVRELFPLATVVTPNLDEAALLLGRPVTREAELAQAAADLLALGAPAMLLKGGHLAGEELVDLLLEAGQPPQRYASARIASSNTHGTGCTLSSAIACHLALGHDLAEAVRLARAYVVEAIRHGADVRVGGGHGPLNHGFAPAAMRKA; encoded by the coding sequence ATGTCCATGCCCGCTTTTCCCGCACCATCGCAGCGTTACGTTCGTGTACTCACCATCGCCGGCTCCGACAGCGGCGGCGGCGCCGGCATCCAGGCCGACCTGAAAACCTTCGCCGCCCTGGGCTGCTATGGCATGAGCGCCATTACCGCCATCACGGCCCAGAACACACTGGGCGTGACCGCCATCCAGGCCCTGCCGGCATCGCTGCTGACCCAGCAGATCGATGCGGTGACCACCGATATCGGCGTGGACGCGGTCAAGATCGGCATGCTGCACGACCCGGACGTGGTGCTGGCGGTGGCGGCGGCAATTAGCCGCTACGGCTGGACGAAAGTGGTGCTGGACCCGGTGATGGTGGCCACCAGCGGCGACGCGCTGATTGCCCGCGAGACGGTGGCCGTGCTGGTGCGTGAGTTGTTTCCGCTGGCCACGGTGGTGACGCCGAACCTGGATGAAGCCGCCCTGCTGCTGGGCCGGCCGGTGACGCGGGAAGCCGAACTGGCGCAGGCAGCGGCCGACCTGCTGGCGCTGGGCGCGCCGGCCATGCTGCTCAAGGGCGGCCATCTGGCCGGCGAGGAACTGGTCGATCTGCTGCTGGAAGCCGGCCAACCGCCGCAACGCTACGCCAGCGCGCGCATTGCCAGCAGCAATACCCATGGCACCGGCTGCACGCTGTCGTCGGCGATTGCCTGCCATCTGGCGCTGGGGCACGATCTGGCCGAAGCGGTGCGCCTGGCGCGCGCCTATGTGGTCGAGGCAATCCGGCACGGGGCGGATGTGCGGGTTGGCGGCGGGCATGGGCCGCTGAATCATGGGTTTGCGCCGGCGGCCATGCGCAAGGCTTAA
- a CDS encoding NrtA/SsuA/CpmA family ABC transporter substrate-binding protein, producing the protein MKDISPAFAIATQSEHAAPRSPSRRRVLRAALAGGALAALGAPAIVRAQASPKIRIGYWPVASGLPFFAAVEKGYFKEAGLDVEAQKFASAQQVMEAMLAGRAEGSSNGTASAVLAIGEIAQPGLFKIFCTNPTNAKFVLDEFVVPKDSAVKSIADLKGKRIGCGPGVQNMTLAKVMLERGGATGVTVVELPIGQHVAALAAGQVDAVYTLEPTGTVGRLNGATRTLETGVVAKYILGDAMAPWHGGAASLTSEFIRQHPEAAKKYMAAYLRGVDLVRKSPDAARPYLKGYTAIEGALTAEVPMSDYMFYNEFKPSDVAHFQKFYDLFADKGIFQKRVMVDSLLYKG; encoded by the coding sequence ATGAAAGACATCAGCCCCGCATTCGCCATCGCCACTCAGTCGGAGCACGCCGCACCGCGTTCGCCCAGCCGCCGCCGCGTGCTGCGCGCGGCGCTTGCCGGCGGCGCGCTGGCGGCGCTTGGCGCGCCTGCCATCGTGCGCGCGCAGGCTTCGCCCAAGATACGCATCGGCTACTGGCCGGTCGCATCAGGCCTGCCGTTTTTCGCCGCGGTGGAAAAGGGCTATTTCAAGGAGGCGGGACTCGATGTCGAGGCGCAGAAGTTCGCCAGCGCGCAGCAGGTGATGGAAGCAATGCTGGCCGGCCGCGCAGAAGGCAGCAGCAATGGCACCGCATCGGCCGTGCTGGCCATCGGCGAGATCGCGCAGCCCGGCCTGTTCAAGATCTTTTGCACCAACCCCACCAACGCCAAATTCGTGCTCGATGAATTCGTCGTGCCCAAGGACAGTGCGGTCAAGAGCATCGCCGATCTGAAAGGCAAGCGCATCGGCTGCGGACCGGGCGTGCAGAACATGACGCTGGCCAAGGTGATGCTGGAGCGCGGTGGCGCCACCGGCGTGACCGTGGTCGAGCTGCCGATCGGCCAGCATGTGGCGGCGCTTGCGGCCGGGCAGGTCGATGCGGTGTACACGCTGGAACCCACCGGCACCGTCGGCCGCCTGAACGGCGCCACCCGCACGCTGGAAACCGGCGTGGTGGCCAAGTACATCCTGGGCGATGCGATGGCGCCCTGGCATGGCGGCGCGGCCAGCCTGACGTCGGAATTCATCCGCCAGCATCCGGAGGCGGCGAAGAAGTACATGGCCGCCTATCTGCGCGGCGTGGACCTGGTGCGCAAGTCGCCGGACGCGGCGCGGCCTTACCTGAAAGGCTATACCGCGATCGAGGGCGCGCTGACGGCCGAAGTGCCGATGTCGGACTACATGTTCTACAACGAATTCAAGCCCAGCGACGTGGCCCACTTCCAGAAGTTCTATGACCTGTTTGCCGACAAGGGCATCTTCCAGAAGCGGGTGATGGTGGACTCGCTGCTGTACAAGGGGTAA
- a CDS encoding ABC transporter permease, with protein sequence MNKTAVNPAAPWAPPANADAAKAPAPPAWKKALPFIGPMVLFIVWDLVVRFGLIKAILLPSPAATLEALVTGMAGGPLLTDFAVTFGRTLQAFLIAAVVGVPLGVLLGSNENVYRSIEFLIDFFRSTPSSALIPLFLLIFGVSDINKVAIAAFGALLIVIFNSAYGVMNARKQRVMAVRVMGATRWQIFRDVLVWESLQSSFVGLRSAVSMALVIVIVAEMFIGSENGIGHRIIDAQQVLNVKSMYAAILAAGALGYALNVLFLLIERRIIHWNGR encoded by the coding sequence ATGAACAAGACCGCAGTCAACCCGGCCGCGCCATGGGCGCCGCCGGCCAATGCCGACGCCGCCAAAGCGCCGGCGCCGCCGGCATGGAAGAAGGCGCTCCCCTTCATCGGTCCGATGGTGCTGTTCATTGTCTGGGACCTGGTGGTGCGCTTCGGCCTGATCAAGGCCATCCTGCTGCCCAGTCCCGCGGCCACGCTGGAGGCGCTGGTCACCGGCATGGCCGGCGGTCCGCTGCTGACCGACTTCGCCGTGACCTTCGGCCGCACCCTGCAGGCCTTCCTGATCGCGGCCGTGGTCGGCGTGCCGCTGGGCGTGCTGTTGGGCAGCAACGAGAATGTCTATCGCAGCATCGAGTTCCTGATCGACTTCTTCCGCTCCACGCCGTCGTCGGCGCTGATACCGCTGTTCCTGCTGATCTTCGGCGTGTCCGATATCAACAAGGTCGCCATCGCCGCTTTCGGCGCGCTGCTGATCGTGATCTTCAACAGCGCCTATGGCGTGATGAACGCCAGGAAGCAGCGGGTCATGGCGGTGCGGGTGATGGGCGCGACGCGCTGGCAGATCTTCCGCGACGTGCTGGTATGGGAAAGCCTGCAGTCGAGCTTCGTCGGCCTGCGCTCGGCGGTGTCGATGGCGCTGGTGATCGTGATCGTCGCCGAAATGTTCATCGGCTCGGAAAACGGCATCGGCCACCGCATCATCGATGCGCAGCAGGTATTGAATGTCAAGAGCATGTACGCGGCAATACTCGCGGCCGGCGCGCTGGGCTATGCGCTCAATGTGCTGTTCCTGCTCATCGAGCGCCGCATCATTCACTGGAACGGGAGATAA
- a CDS encoding cysteine hydrolase — MTASPEREVDAAPYAYRYAPERTALIVIDMQRDFIEPGGFGAALGNDVGTLSSIVPTVAALLAHARALGLLVVHTRESHLPDLSDCPPAKRLRGNATLRIGDAGPMGRILVRGEPGNQILPEVAPLEGELVIDKPGKGAFHATGLNEVLRKRGISHLLLAGVTTEVCVQTTMREANDRGYECLLVEDAAASYFPAFHEATLAMIRAQGGIVGWTAPLAALLAA, encoded by the coding sequence ATGACTGCAAGTCCGGAACGCGAGGTCGATGCGGCGCCTTATGCCTACCGCTATGCGCCGGAGCGCACCGCGCTGATCGTCATCGACATGCAGCGCGACTTCATCGAGCCCGGCGGCTTTGGCGCGGCCTTGGGCAATGACGTGGGCACGCTGTCATCCATCGTGCCCACCGTGGCGGCGCTGCTGGCGCATGCGCGCGCGCTGGGCCTGCTGGTGGTGCATACCCGGGAATCGCATCTGCCCGACCTGTCGGATTGCCCGCCGGCCAAGCGGCTGCGCGGCAATGCGACGCTGCGCATCGGCGACGCCGGGCCGATGGGCCGCATCCTGGTGCGCGGCGAGCCGGGCAACCAGATCCTGCCCGAGGTCGCGCCGCTGGAAGGCGAGCTCGTGATCGACAAGCCCGGCAAGGGCGCCTTCCATGCCACCGGGCTAAACGAGGTGCTGCGGAAGCGGGGCATCAGCCATCTGCTGCTGGCCGGCGTGACCACCGAGGTCTGCGTGCAGACCACCATGCGCGAGGCCAATGACCGCGGGTACGAATGCCTGCTGGTGGAGGATGCGGCCGCCAGCTACTTCCCGGCCTTTCACGAGGCGACGCTGGCGATGATCCGCGCCCAGGGCGGCATCGTCGGCTGGACCGCGCCGCTGGCGGCGCTGCTGGCTGCGTAA